AAGCAGGTCACTTTAAATTGCTTTTCCAGTGCATCGACCAATCCCCAGTTTTCCACCTGAATATGCGGCATATAGCGGATAACGCCGCTTTCAGGGTCAACCAGGCCTGGCAGAATCACGGAGATAGCAATCAGCTCACGGATTTTACGCTGGCAGGTTTCGATGAATTTCTCGATGGTATTAAGCAGCGCATGTTCCAGCGTTTCCTGAGTGCGTTCAGGCAGAGGATAATGCTCTTCAGCGATGGCCTTGCTGCTCAGATCGTAGAGCGTGAGGGTGGTGTCATGGCGACCAAGACGTACGCCAATGGCCTGGAAGTTGCGGGTTTCAGTGACTATAGAGATAGCGCGGCGACCCCCTGTGGAGGCCTGCTGATCGACTTCTTTGATCAGGCCGCGCTCAATAAGCTGGCGGGTAATTTTTGTCACGCTGGCGGGAGCAAGCTGGCTCTGTTCGGCTATTTGAATACGTGAGATTGGCCCATGTTGGTCAATCAGGCGATACACTGCCGCGCTGTTAAGTTGTTTAACGAGATCGACATTACCGATTTGAGCTTGTCCGCCAGGTGTCATACTTTTACTTACTCAGTGACGACCTCGTTACCATTAACGATGGTCTTAGTAATTTTAAAATCGCGTGTGAAAGCTGTCAGGTTAGCAACCATGCCCGGTGCAATGCCACCCAGTTGTTTTGCAACACCGATTGCACGCGCCGGGTAAAGCGTTGCCATGCGCAGCGCCTCATCAAGAGCAATGCCGCAATGTTCAACCAGGTTACGAACCCCTTCGATCATCGTCAGTGCAGAGCCGCTTAACGTACCGTTTTCATCCACACACAGTCCATTGCGGTAGTATATTGTTTTACCAGCAAAAATGAACTGCTCAATATTTGCCCCTGCTGGCGCTGTGGCATCGGTTACCAGGCACAACTTATCGCCTTTCAGACGTTTAGCATTGCGAATATTGGTGTAATCCACATGTAATCCATCCGCGATGATACCGCAGTAGACGTCTGGCTCATCCAGAATCGCACCAACCAGGCCCGGTTCACGGCCCGTAATGTACGGCATGGCATTATAAAGATGGGTTGCGAAGGTAATGCCAGCGCGGAAACCTGCTTTCGCCTCTTTCTGCGTGGCGTTTGAGTGGCCTGCTGAAACCACAATTCCGGCTGCAGCCAGTTTGCTGATAACGTCAGTCCCGGTCATTTCGGGGGCCAGCGTCACTTTGGTAATCACATCGGCATTAGCACACATGAAATCAACCAGTTCTGCATCTGGTTTACGGACGAAGTCTGGATTGTGTGTTCCTTTCTTGACCATGTTCAGCCAGGGTCCTTCCAGATGCAGACCCAGAGCCTGATGAGGATGTTTCGCCAGGTATTCACGCATGACGTGGATGCCTTGTTTCATCAGTTCATCGCTGGTGGTGATGAGCGTAGGAAGATAGCTGGTGCAGCCAGATTTCTCATTGGCTTTTTGCATGATTTCCAGCGTTTCCACGCTAACCGCTTCAGCCGTGTCATTAAACTGCACACCGCCGCAGCCGTTCAACTGAACGTCGATGAAACCGGGGGAGATAATTGCTCCATTGAGTGAGCGTTGTTCAATCTCCGGCGGCAACTCCGCATGCGGGCAAACACGTTCAATCAGGCCATTCGCGATCACAATCGCGTGGTCATCCAGAATTTCATGGCCGGTATAAATCCGACCGTGGGTTAAAGCGTACATAACGACCCCCGGTTTAAAAAAGCGACCGTCTCTTTATAAAGAGACGGTAATTTACTTAAAGACCTTTGATATTTTCAGCTTCTAATTCATTGAAGTATTTCAATGTTTTTACTTTCAGTTCCATTGTGGACGGCTCGTCACACACGATGACTGATTTCGGATGCAGTTGCAGACAGCTGATCGTCCACATGTGGTTCACGTTGCCTTCAACAGCAGCCTGAAGCGCCTGCGCTTTCACGCCGCCCAGCACCAGAATCATCACTTCTTCGGCATCCAGCAGTGTGCCCACGCCGACGGTCAGCGCATATTTTGGAACCTGGTTAACATCGCCGTCAAAGAAACGTGAGTTTGCCACGCGGGTGTCATGGGTCAGCGTTTTAATGCGGGTACGAGACGCCAGAGAAGATGCGGGTTCGTTAAAGGCGATATGACCATCGTTACCAACGCCGCCCATGAACAAATTGATTTTACCGTAAGAACGGATTTTTTCTTCATACTGACGACATTCTGCGTCAATATCAGGCGCATTTCCATTCAGCAGGTTAATATTTTCAGCAGGGATATCAACGTGATCAAAGAAATTACGGTGCATAAAGCTGTGATAGCTTTCCGGATGGTCCTTTGGTAAGCCAACATATTCGTCCATGTTGAAGGTGACGACATGTTTGAAGCTAACCTGGCCCGCTTTGTGCATTTCAACCAGGGCCTTATAGGCTGTCAGCGGTGTACCACCTGTTGGCAGACCAAGAACGAAAGGACGGTCGGCAGTGGGTTTGAACGCATTAATGCGGTTAACGATATGACGAGCAGCCCATTTACCGACTTGTTCAGCTGTAGCCAGGGGAATCAGTCTCATTGTTCACCTCTAGAGTTAACGTAATAAAAGTGTGCAGATAACATGCCTGGACCTGAACTAAGCGTAACCTGGATCACGTCGGGCAGCATGAATCCGTCTTGATTTTTTGAATGATAAAATAAGTTTTCATTGTTAGCCAGAGAAAGGGAGGGTTATTAACGATATTTGGTGACAAAAATCACAAAAAGTATGCATTTAATTTGCGATACGAATTAATTTTTCACACACTCAGAAGGCCAGTGAATCATCAACTGTATGTATAAGTTAATGACACAATAAAAACACAGATTAAGCACGAGCCTTTCATGGGGTCTCGTAGGGGGAATAGGATGAATATTTTAGGTTTTTTCCAGCGCCTCGGTAGAGCTTTGCAGCTCCCTATCGCCGTGCTACCGGTTGCTGCGTTGCTGCTGCGATTCGGGCAACCTGATCTTCTTAACGTACCGTTTATTGCTCAGGCAGGCGGTGCGATTTTTGACAACCTGGCGCTGATTTTCGCCATCGGTGTGGCATCAAGCTGGTCAAAAGACAGTGCGGGTGCAGCAGCCCTGGCTGGGGCAGTCGGTTACTTCATCCTAACGAAAGCGATGGTAACGATTAACCCGGAAATTAACATGGGCGTACTGGCAGGTATTATTACTGGTCTGGTCGGTGGTGCAGTCTATAACCGCTGGGCGAACATTAAGCTGCCAGACTTCCTGAGCTTCTTTGGGGGCAAACGTTTCGTGCCGATCGCGACAGGCTTCTTCTGTCTGGTACTGGCCGCCATATTTGGCTACGTTTGGCCGCCAGTGCAGCACGCTATCCATGCGGGCGGCGAGTGGATCGTTTCTGCCGGCGCAATGGGTGCAGGTATTTTCGGCTTTATCAACCGTCTGCTGATCCCAACCGGCCTGCATCAAGTGCTGAATACCATCGCTTGGTTCCAGATTGGTGAGTTCACTAACGCTGCTGGCGCAGTATTCCACGGTGATATCAACCGTTTCTATGCAGGTGACGGCACTGCGGGCATGTTCATGTCTGGTTTCTTCCCAATCATGATGTTTGGTCTGCCGGGTGCTGCGCTGGCAATGTACCTGGCTGCGCCGAAAGCGCGTCGCCCAATGGTTGGCGGTATGCTGCTGTCCGTTGCGGTAACGGCCTTCCTGACCGGTGTGACAGAGCCGCTGGAATTCCTGTTCATGTTCCTGGCTCCGCTGCTGTATCTGATGCACGCGGTGCTGACCGGTATCAGCCTGTTTGTTGCCACCCTTCTGGGTATCCATGCTGGTTTCTCCTTCTCAGCAGGCGCGATTGACTATGTGTTGATGTACAACCTGCCAGCGGCAAGTAAGAACGTCTGGATGCTGGTAGTGATGGGCCTGGTCTTCTTTGTTGTCTACTTCCTTCTGTTCAGCGCGGTTATTCGTATGTTTAATCTGAAAACGCCGGGCCGTGAAGAGACGAATGAGGATGTCGTTACTGGTGAAGCAAATAGCAATACCGAAGAAGGCTTGGCCCAGTTGGCAACCAGCTATATTGCCGCAGTCGGCGGTACTGATAACCTGAAAGCTATTGATGCCTGTATTACCCGTCTGCGTTTGACCGTGGGCGACTCTGCGCGTGTCAGCGATGCTATGTGCAAACGTCTGGGTGCATCGGGCGTGGTAAAACTGAACAAACAAACCATCCAGGTGATTGTGGGGGCAAAAGCTGAATCTATCGGCGACGAAATGAAAAAAGTGGTTGCCCGTGGACCGGTAGCCGCGTCCTCGACTGACAGTGCGCCAGTGGCTGAAACTCCAGCAGCAAAACCTCAGGCTGTACCAAACGCAACTACCATTGCTGCACTGGTTTCCCCAGTGACCGGTGAAGTGGTTGCCATTGAGCAGGTTCCTGACGAAGCCTTCGCCAGCAAAGCTGTCGGTGACGGTGTGGCGGTGAAACCAACGGAAAAAACCGTGGTATCTCCGGCAGCCGGTACGATTGTGAAGATCTTCAACACCAACCACGCGTTCTGCCTTGAAACCGAAAAAGGCGCGGAAATCGTCGTCCACATGGGCATCGATACCGTCGCGCTGAACGGTAAAGGCTTTACCCGTCTGGTAGAAGAGGGGGCTGAAGTGGTTGCAGGCCAGCCGATTCTGGAAATGGATCTGGACTTCCTGAACGCGAATGCGCGCTCCATGATAAGCCCGGTTGTTTGTAGCAACATCGACGACTTCAGCGGCCTGGTTCTGCAGGCAAAAGGTCAGGTTGTTGCGGGTCAAACACCACTGTATGAGATTAAAGGCAAGTAATCGCTCCTGAGTAGAGTGCGTGCCTTAAGCGGCGGGGGAGATCCTCCGCCGCTTTTTTTTGCAGCAAATGCCCCCAATATTCACCTCAACGCCGTTTTTTGCATAACTAAAGGTTGTCACTACGTCCGGCTTATAAGATCATATGCCGTTATACGTTGTTTACGCTTTGAGGAATCTACGATGAGTGAGGCTGAAGCCCGCCCGAGTAACTTTATTCGTCAGATCATCGATGAAGATCTGGCCAGTGGTAAGCACACCACAATCCATACCCGTTTTCCGCCGGAACCGAATGGTTACCTGCATATTGGCCATGCGAAATCTATCTGTCTGAACTTTGGCATTGCGCAAGACTACAAGGGTCAGTGCAATCTGCGTTTCGATGACACGAACCCTGTAAAAGAAGACATCGAATACGTTGAGTCAATTAAGAACGACGTGCAATGGCTCGGTTTCAACTGGTCTGGCGATATTTGCTACTCCTCAGATTATTTTGATCAACTCTTTGCCTACGCAGTTGAGCTGATTAACAAAGGTTTGGCTTATGTTGATGAGCTGTCTGCTGACGAAATCCGTGAATACCGCGGCTCGTTGACTGCGCCGGGAAAAAACAGCCCATTCCGCGATCGCAGCGTTGAAGAGAATCTCGCGCTGTTCGAAAAAATGCGTGCGGGTGGCTTCGAAGAAGGCAAGGCTTGTCTGCGTGCCAAAATCGATATGGCGTCTCCGTTCATCGTGATGCGCGATCCGGTGTTGTACCGTATCAAGTTTGCAGAGCATCACCAGACCGGCAATAAGTGGTGCATCTACCCGATGTATGACTTTACCCACTGCATTAGCGATGCGCTGGAAGGCATCACGCATTCGCTGTGTACGCTGGAATTCCAGGACAACCGTCGTCTGTACGACTGGGTGCTGGATAACATCACTATTCCGGTGCATCCGCGCCAGTACGAGTTCTCTCGTCTGAATCTGGAATACACCGTGATGTCCAAGCGTAAGCTGAATCTGCTGGTGACTGACAAACATGTTGAAGGCTGGGACGACCCACGCATGCCGACCATCTCCGGTCTGCGCCGTCGTGGTTACACGTCTGCATCCATTCGCGAGTTCATCAAACGTATCGGTGTGACCAAGCAAGATAACACCATCGAAATGGCGTCTCTGGAATCTTGTATTCGTGAAGATTTAAACGAAAATGCACCGCGCGCGATGGCCGTTATTGACCCCGTTAAGCTGGTTATCGAAAATTATCCTCAGGGCGAAAGTGAACTCGTCACGATGCCTAACCATCCGAGCAAACCAGAGATGGGCAGCCGTGAAGTGCCGTTTAGCGGTGAGATCTGGATCGATCGTGCTGACTTCCGTGAAGAAGCCAACAAACAGTACAAGCGCCTGGTGATGGGTAAAGAAGTTCGTCTGCGTAATGCGTATGTGATAAAAGCTGAACGTGTTGAAAAAGACGCGGAAGGCAATATCACCACGATTTTCTGTACTTATGATGCGGATACTCTGAGCAAAGATCCTGCGGATGGTCGCAAAGTGAAAGGCGTGATCCACTGGGTTAGCGCTGCCCACGCGCTGCCGATTGAAATTCGTCTCTACGATCGTCTGTTCAGCGTACCAAATCCAGGTGCAGCGGACGATTTCCTGGCGACTATTAACCCCGACTCTCTGGTCATCAGGCAGGGTTATGCAGAACCGTCTCTGAAACAGGCTGAAACCGGTAAAGCGTTCCAGTTTGAACGTGAGGGATATTTCTGTCTGGACAGCCGTCACAGTACGGCGGAAAAGCCCGTGTTTAACCGCACTGTGGGTTTGCGTGATACCTGGGCCAAAGCAGGCGAATAATAACGCTTCGTAGGTCAATGAGAAACAACGCCGCTAACTGCGGCGTTTTTTTTATTTTATGATCATACCGTTAATGAAAGGTATGTCATGGCGATGTCAAAATATCAGGTCAATGAGCTGCTACTTATTTTTCTCGAAAAAAGTTCGAAGTATTTGTCCACCAATGGACTGAGATAAATCGTCGACAAAAATAGTTCTTCCTTGCTTAAACTAACTGATTTTCCGCGTAAAACCTCGAATTGGCGGAAGTGTTACAAATCACTACCAATTATGTGCACTTCGTCATAATCCTGACTTTTGCCTACTAAAAAGCATTGATAATTCGTGTCGCGAAAAATAACCTAAAGGCGGTAGTTAATTCGAGGGTATTTCTAACTACCCCAGACCATCAGGTCTTTTATATTTTTCGCCGTTTAGGCGTTTTAATTCGTCAAAGAGGATTTATCTATGCGTACGTTCAGTGGCAAACGTAGTGCGCTGGCGCTGGCTATTGCCGGTGTCACAGCAATGTCTGGTTGGGTTGTCTCCCCAGAAGTTCATGCAGCAGGATTTGTCGATGATTCCACGTTAACAGGCGGTGTCTATTACTGGCAGCGTGAGCGTGATCGTAAAGATGTTACCGAAGACAAATATAAAACCAACCTTTCTCACTCCACCTGGAACGCCAACCTGGATTTCCAGTCTGGTTATGCAGCCGATATGTTCGGTCTTGATATTGCAGCATTTACCGCAATTGAAATGGCAGAAAATGGCGATAGCGGCCACCCGAACGAAATTGCCTTCTCTTCCAGTAATAAAGCGTACAAAGAAGACTGGTCTGGCGATAAAAGCGGGGTCAGCCTGTATAAAGCGGCTGCAAAATTCAAATACGGTCCTGTATGGGCGCGAGCAGGTTATATTCAGCCAACCGGACAAACCCTGTTAGCACCGCACTGGAGCTTTATGCCAGGTACTTATCAGGGCGCAGAAGCCGGAGCTAATTTTGACTACGGTGATGCGGGCGCGTTGAGCTTCTCCTATATGTGGACCAACGAGTACAAAGCGCCGTGGCATATTGAGATGGACAAGTTCTATCAGAACGACAGAAAAACCAAAGTAGAATATCTCCACTCACTCGGTGCGAAGTACGATTTCAAAAACGATCTGGTTCTTGAAGCCGCATTTGGTCAGGCTGAAGGGTATATCGATCAGTATTTTGCGAAAGCCAGCTACAAATTCGACATCATTGGTGGTCCTCTGAGCACCAGCTACCAGTTCTATGGTACGCGTGACAAAGCCAGCAATGGAACGGTTAACGATATTTATGCTGGCACAGCATGGTTGCAGGCGCTGACGTTTGGCTACAAAGTCGGTCAGGTTGATTTACGTCTGGAAGGGACCTGGGTGAAAGCTGAAGGCCAGCAAGGCTACTTCCTGCAACGTATGACACCAACCTATGCCTCTTCAAACGGTCGTCTGGATATTTGGTGGGATAACCG
This sequence is a window from Enterobacter sp. RHBSTW-00994. Protein-coding genes within it:
- the nagA gene encoding N-acetylglucosamine-6-phosphate deacetylase; translated protein: MYALTHGRIYTGHEILDDHAIVIANGLIERVCPHAELPPEIEQRSLNGAIISPGFIDVQLNGCGGVQFNDTAEAVSVETLEIMQKANEKSGCTSYLPTLITTSDELMKQGIHVMREYLAKHPHQALGLHLEGPWLNMVKKGTHNPDFVRKPDAELVDFMCANADVITKVTLAPEMTGTDVISKLAAAGIVVSAGHSNATQKEAKAGFRAGITFATHLYNAMPYITGREPGLVGAILDEPDVYCGIIADGLHVDYTNIRNAKRLKGDKLCLVTDATAPAGANIEQFIFAGKTIYYRNGLCVDENGTLSGSALTMIEGVRNLVEHCGIALDEALRMATLYPARAIGVAKQLGGIAPGMVANLTAFTRDFKITKTIVNGNEVVTE
- the nagB gene encoding glucosamine-6-phosphate deaminase, with amino-acid sequence MRLIPLATAEQVGKWAARHIVNRINAFKPTADRPFVLGLPTGGTPLTAYKALVEMHKAGQVSFKHVVTFNMDEYVGLPKDHPESYHSFMHRNFFDHVDIPAENINLLNGNAPDIDAECRQYEEKIRSYGKINLFMGGVGNDGHIAFNEPASSLASRTRIKTLTHDTRVANSRFFDGDVNQVPKYALTVGVGTLLDAEEVMILVLGGVKAQALQAAVEGNVNHMWTISCLQLHPKSVIVCDEPSTMELKVKTLKYFNELEAENIKGL
- the nagE gene encoding PTS N-acetyl glucosamine transporter subunit IIABC, which encodes MNILGFFQRLGRALQLPIAVLPVAALLLRFGQPDLLNVPFIAQAGGAIFDNLALIFAIGVASSWSKDSAGAAALAGAVGYFILTKAMVTINPEINMGVLAGIITGLVGGAVYNRWANIKLPDFLSFFGGKRFVPIATGFFCLVLAAIFGYVWPPVQHAIHAGGEWIVSAGAMGAGIFGFINRLLIPTGLHQVLNTIAWFQIGEFTNAAGAVFHGDINRFYAGDGTAGMFMSGFFPIMMFGLPGAALAMYLAAPKARRPMVGGMLLSVAVTAFLTGVTEPLEFLFMFLAPLLYLMHAVLTGISLFVATLLGIHAGFSFSAGAIDYVLMYNLPAASKNVWMLVVMGLVFFVVYFLLFSAVIRMFNLKTPGREETNEDVVTGEANSNTEEGLAQLATSYIAAVGGTDNLKAIDACITRLRLTVGDSARVSDAMCKRLGASGVVKLNKQTIQVIVGAKAESIGDEMKKVVARGPVAASSTDSAPVAETPAAKPQAVPNATTIAALVSPVTGEVVAIEQVPDEAFASKAVGDGVAVKPTEKTVVSPAAGTIVKIFNTNHAFCLETEKGAEIVVHMGIDTVALNGKGFTRLVEEGAEVVAGQPILEMDLDFLNANARSMISPVVCSNIDDFSGLVLQAKGQVVAGQTPLYEIKGK
- the glnS gene encoding glutamine--tRNA ligase; this encodes MSEAEARPSNFIRQIIDEDLASGKHTTIHTRFPPEPNGYLHIGHAKSICLNFGIAQDYKGQCNLRFDDTNPVKEDIEYVESIKNDVQWLGFNWSGDICYSSDYFDQLFAYAVELINKGLAYVDELSADEIREYRGSLTAPGKNSPFRDRSVEENLALFEKMRAGGFEEGKACLRAKIDMASPFIVMRDPVLYRIKFAEHHQTGNKWCIYPMYDFTHCISDALEGITHSLCTLEFQDNRRLYDWVLDNITIPVHPRQYEFSRLNLEYTVMSKRKLNLLVTDKHVEGWDDPRMPTISGLRRRGYTSASIREFIKRIGVTKQDNTIEMASLESCIREDLNENAPRAMAVIDPVKLVIENYPQGESELVTMPNHPSKPEMGSREVPFSGEIWIDRADFREEANKQYKRLVMGKEVRLRNAYVIKAERVEKDAEGNITTIFCTYDADTLSKDPADGRKVKGVIHWVSAAHALPIEIRLYDRLFSVPNPGAADDFLATINPDSLVIRQGYAEPSLKQAETGKAFQFEREGYFCLDSRHSTAEKPVFNRTVGLRDTWAKAGE
- the chiP gene encoding chitoporin — encoded protein: MRTFSGKRSALALAIAGVTAMSGWVVSPEVHAAGFVDDSTLTGGVYYWQRERDRKDVTEDKYKTNLSHSTWNANLDFQSGYAADMFGLDIAAFTAIEMAENGDSGHPNEIAFSSSNKAYKEDWSGDKSGVSLYKAAAKFKYGPVWARAGYIQPTGQTLLAPHWSFMPGTYQGAEAGANFDYGDAGALSFSYMWTNEYKAPWHIEMDKFYQNDRKTKVEYLHSLGAKYDFKNDLVLEAAFGQAEGYIDQYFAKASYKFDIIGGPLSTSYQFYGTRDKASNGTVNDIYAGTAWLQALTFGYKVGQVDLRLEGTWVKAEGQQGYFLQRMTPTYASSNGRLDIWWDNRSDFNADGEKAVFFGAMYDLKNWNLPGWAVGASYAYAWDAKPADMATPDAYYDPNYRLKESSYSLDAIYTLQDGRAKGTMFKLHFTQYDNHSDIPSYAGGYGNIFQDERDVKFMVIAPFTIF